The genomic interval TATCAGCATAACGACCAATCACCCGCAGGATGTCTTTATCAGTAAAAGTTGACTGATTTTGACTGACCAGCTCTAAGACCAATTCCGGTCGACTTTGGATTTTAAACAGATTGCGCCGACGGATATCTTCAAAGGCAGCAAAGCGGAAACTATCGAGTCCTTTGAGAACCCGTTGCATGACTTTTTTTGAGTTGCGGTTCAATATCAATGCCCCGATCAGCGTAAGATCGATGATCAACCCGTGCATCAATGCCATATTCTTTAAGGGCACAATTGAGATATTCACACCACTTTTCTCGCCACTCCAGCACCAAGTCTTTATGGTTCCAATCACGATTTTTGAGGCCAAAGCCTTCACGAGTGATGTTGCGAGTCGACAACAATACGTGGCAGTGAGGCTTTAATTGTCCAGTTTTTTTATCGACATCAAAATGAAAATTACACACAGCGACCATGCCGCGATTACAGCAGTGATGTTCGACAAACTCCCGAGCCAGTTTGATGTTTTGCTCTTCAGTGAGTTCGCAGGGCAGAGCGAATTCGATTTCACGGTAGATCTGAGAGTCCATTCTACGTTCGAAGGACTCGATATAATCGGAGAATTTTTGCAGTGCGGCTTGACGATCTTTAGGACAACCGCTGTCCAGTTGTGCCTGCCATTGTTTCATAAAATCAGGCACGTGATCTGGCAGCAACAGCTCTACACGCTGTACAGCTTTGTTTTGATAATCGAAAGTTTTGCCAATGCGCTGATCAACCAGTTGTACGCCAGCACGGTAGGCCAAAGCAGAGACACCACTCTGGCCCTTACCTCGGGAAATCGCCTTTACAGTGAAATGGTAGATAGCCACCAATACACCTCATCATCATCGGGATATGCTCCCGGTTGCAGAGGTGTTATTTGTCCAATTCTATGAGGTGTTCTTAATGGAATTTGGCACTTTACAACGATGAAGATTCAACAAAATCGATCAGGTCGAGTGATGGCAAGTACTGGTTTCTCTGGCAAGACTATCTCGAAAATCGATTCAGTCCAGCTCCTGATATTTTGAATTTCATCAACCAAATTCCAGTCAGATCATAGCATTTGATTTTTGGTTTGGGAAGTGACAAGTCGCTTGCGACGGAGCGGTAGCATTCTCCAAGGATTGGAGAATGTGTAAGCGCGCCCTTGAAAGCCTTGACCAGCAAGGCTTTCCGGGAATCGATGCCAAAATCCTTTGGCATTTTTTTTAAAAGCGCAGGGCTGTCGCCCTGCACATTT from Pseudomonadota bacterium carries:
- a CDS encoding MobA/MobL family protein, which encodes MAIYHFTVKAISRGKGQSGVSALAYRAGVQLVDQRIGKTFDYQNKAVQRVELLLPDHVPDFMKQWQAQLDSGCPKDRQAALQKFSDYIESFERRMDSQIYREIEFALPCELTEEQNIKLAREFVEHHCCNRGMVAVCNFHFDVDKKTGQLKPHCHVLLSTRNITREGFGLKNRDWNHKDLVLEWREKWCEYLNCALKEYGIDARVDHRSYADRGIDIEPQLKKSHATGSQRTR